A genomic window from Struthio camelus isolate bStrCam1 chromosome 2, bStrCam1.hap1, whole genome shotgun sequence includes:
- the ZNF706 gene encoding zinc finger protein 706: MARGQQKIQSQQKNAKKQAEQKKKQGHDQKAAAKAALIYTCTVCRTQMPDPKTFKQHFESKHPKTPLPPELADVQA; this comes from the exons ATGGCTCGTGGACAGCAGAAGATTCAGTCACAgcagaaaaatgccaaaaaacaagctgagcaaaaaaagaaacaaggacatgATCAgaaggctgcagccaaggctgccttgATATATACCTGCACTGTCTGTAGG ACACAAATGCCGGACCCCAAGACCTTCAAACAGCACTTTGAAAGCAAGCATCCTAAGACTCCACTTCCTCCAGAATTGGCTGATGTTCAGGCGTAA